The Kiritimatiellales bacterium genomic interval GCGGCTCGGCGTGAATGTGACGAGCGATCCGGAGTTTGCCGGACACCAGCTTTTTTTAACCGAAGCGTAATTTAACAGGATACGGGATACAGAATTCAGGAATCGCAAAAGAACGTAAAAAAGAAACCACGGATATCACGAATGAATACGGATTTTAAACTGCTCACGGATATCACGAATAAACACGAATCCAGCCCGTTTTCATTCGCGAAAATTCGTGATATTCGCGGGGAAAATTTTCCACCGGCCACTCGTCACTGAAAAACAAAATTTAACGAATAATAACACAGCATATTTAAGGAGTACTTAATGCCCAGACTCAGCGATATTGAAACGGTCATGATTATCGGCTCCGGGCCCATTATTATCGGCCAGGCCTGCGAATTTGACTACTCCGGCACACAGGCGTGCAAGGCACTGCGCGAGCTCGGCTACCGCATTGTGCTCGTCAACTCAAATCCGGCGACGATTATGACGGATCCGGGCATGGCGGACGTCACCTATATTGAACCGCTCAATGTGGATACGCTCGAAAAAATTATCGCGAAAGAGCGCCCCGATGCTCTGCTGCCGAATCTCGGCGGACAGTCCGCACTGAACCTTTCTATGGAACTGGCGAAACAGGGAGTGCTGGAACGGTACGGCGTCAAGGTGATCGGCGTGAATCTGGAAGCGATTGAGCGCGGAGAAGACCGGATCGAATTTAAGAAAATGATGGACAGGCTGGGCATCGAAATGGCGCGCAGCCGGGCGGTGTATACGGTAGAAGACGCGGAGGCGACGGCGGCGGAACTCGGCTATCCGGTGGTGATCCGTCCGGCGTACACGATGGGCGGAACCGGCGGCGGAATTGTTTACAACCTCGAAGAGCTGCGCGCGGTGGCGATGCGCGGCATTGCGGCGAGCCGCGTGAATCAGATTCTGGTGGAAGAGTGTATTCTCGGCTGGGAGGAGCTTGAGCTTGAAGTGGTGCGCGATGAAGAAAACCGGCTGATCACCGTCTGCTTCATCGAAAATATCGACCCGCTCGGCGTGCATACCGGCGACTCCTTCTGCTCCGCGCCGATGCTCACGATTTCTCAGGAGCTGCAGGACCGGCTGCAGAAAGCGGCGTACGCCATTGTTGAGTCCATCGGCGTGATCGGCGGAACCAATGTTCAGTTTGCGCACGATCCGGCAACCGGCCGCATTGTTGTTATCGAAATTAATCCGCGCACCTCGCGTTCGTCGGCGCTTGCTTCAAAAGCCACCGGATTTCCGATTGCGCTCGTTTCCGCCAAGCTCGCCGGCGGGCTGACGCTTAAAGATATTCCCTACTGGCGCGACGGTTCGCTCGACCGGTACACACCCTCCGGCGATTACATCGTGATTAAATTTGCGCGCTGGGCATTCGAAAAATTTAAAGGCGTCGAAGACCGGCTCGGCACGCAGATGCGCGCCGTCGGCGAAGTGATGAGCATCGGCAAAACCTATAAAGAGGCGATTCAGAAATCTATTCGCGGGCTTGAAAACGGCAACTACGGCTTCGGCTTTGTTAAAAACTTCCATGCGCTGTCGCTCGATGAACTGATGGTAAAACTCGCCTTCCCGACCAGCGAGCGCCAGTTTGTACTGTACGAAGCACTGCGCAAGGGCGCGACTGTGGAAGAGCTCCACAAGAAAACAGCGATCAAGCACTGGTTCCTTGAACAGATGAAAGAACTGGTGGAGCTGGAAGAAAAAATTCTCACCCATAAAGGCAGGAAACTGCCGGACGATCTGCTCGCCGCGGCAAAAAAAGACGGCTTTGCGGATGCCTACCTGGCTAAAATTCTCGGCGTGCCGGAGAAAGAGATCCGCGCGCAGCGCACCGCCGCCGGAATTGTGGAGGGCTGGCATGCGGTGCCGGTCAGCGGCGCCGATGCGGCCTATTATTACTCAAGTTACAACGCGCCGGACAGCGTTGAGGTTTCAACCAATCCGAAAAAAGTGATGATTCTCGGCGGCGGACCGAACCGCATCGGACAGGGAATTGAATTTGACTACTGCTGCGTACACGCCGCGCTGATGCTGCGCGAAATGGGATATGAAACCGTGATGGTGAACTGCAATCCGGAGACCGTTTCTACCGACTACGACACCTCCGACCGCCTCTACTTCGAACCGCTCACGGTGGAGGATGTGCTGCAGATTTATAATAAAGAAAAACCGCTCGGTGTGATCTGTCAGTTTGGCGGACAGACGCCGCTGAACATTGCGCGCCAGCTCGAGGAGGCCGGCGTGAACATTCTCGGCACACCGCCGGCAATTATTGATCTCGCCGAAGACCGCGACCAGTTCGACCGCGTCATGCGGAAACTGAAAATTCCGATGGCGGAGAGCGGCATGGCGGTTACGGTGGACGAAGCGGTGGAGATTGCGGGCCGCGTCGGTTATCCGCTCATGGTGCGCCCGTCGTATGTGCTCGGCGGACGCGGCATGGAGATTGTTTACGATGAACCGATGCTGCGCTCCTATATGGCCGCCGCACAGGGCGTTACGCCCGACCGCCCGATTCTCATCGATAAATATCTCGAAAACGCCATCGAAGCGGAAGCCGATGCCATCGCCGACGGCACTGATGCGTTTGTGCCGGCGGTCATGGAACACATTGAACAGGCCGGTATTCATTCCGGCGACTCCGCGTGCGTCATCCCGCCGGTCGGCATTCCCGCCAAACACATCGATACCATCTATGAATACACGCGCACCATCGCGCGGGAGATGGGCATTACCGGCTTGATGAACATTCAGTACGCAATTTGCCAGGACACCGTTTATGTGCTCGAAGCCAATCCGCGCGCATCGCGCACCGTGCCGCTCGTCTCGAAAGTCTGCGGACTCTCCATGGCGCGCATTGCCACCGGAATTATGCTCGGCAAAAAACTGAGC includes:
- the carB gene encoding carbamoyl-phosphate synthase large subunit — protein: MPRLSDIETVMIIGSGPIIIGQACEFDYSGTQACKALRELGYRIVLVNSNPATIMTDPGMADVTYIEPLNVDTLEKIIAKERPDALLPNLGGQSALNLSMELAKQGVLERYGVKVIGVNLEAIERGEDRIEFKKMMDRLGIEMARSRAVYTVEDAEATAAELGYPVVIRPAYTMGGTGGGIVYNLEELRAVAMRGIAASRVNQILVEECILGWEELELEVVRDEENRLITVCFIENIDPLGVHTGDSFCSAPMLTISQELQDRLQKAAYAIVESIGVIGGTNVQFAHDPATGRIVVIEINPRTSRSSALASKATGFPIALVSAKLAGGLTLKDIPYWRDGSLDRYTPSGDYIVIKFARWAFEKFKGVEDRLGTQMRAVGEVMSIGKTYKEAIQKSIRGLENGNYGFGFVKNFHALSLDELMVKLAFPTSERQFVLYEALRKGATVEELHKKTAIKHWFLEQMKELVELEEKILTHKGRKLPDDLLAAAKKDGFADAYLAKILGVPEKEIRAQRTAAGIVEGWHAVPVSGADAAYYYSSYNAPDSVEVSTNPKKVMILGGGPNRIGQGIEFDYCCVHAALMLREMGYETVMVNCNPETVSTDYDTSDRLYFEPLTVEDVLQIYNKEKPLGVICQFGGQTPLNIARQLEEAGVNILGTPPAIIDLAEDRDQFDRVMRKLKIPMAESGMAVTVDEAVEIAGRVGYPLMVRPSYVLGGRGMEIVYDEPMLRSYMAAAQGVTPDRPILIDKYLENAIEAEADAIADGTDAFVPAVMEHIEQAGIHSGDSACVIPPVGIPAKHIDTIYEYTRTIAREMGITGLMNIQYAICQDTVYVLEANPRASRTVPLVSKVCGLSMARIATGIMLGKKLSDFTLSRGTVPYYGVKEAVLPFSMFPEVDPVLGPEMRSTGEVLGMASSFGLAFYKAEEGAKSMLPMSGSVLFTVSPRDRSEKLIEAARILQTTGFGLIATGGTAAFLKEHGVEAKSILKMHEGRPNIVDAVKNGEIQLIINTPSGKLSAYDDSYIRKAAIKHYVPYITTVAAAFAAAEGIAARIAGEDPVRSLQEWHRLLNYDA